One stretch of Epinephelus lanceolatus isolate andai-2023 chromosome 15, ASM4190304v1, whole genome shotgun sequence DNA includes these proteins:
- the LOC117266666 gene encoding uncharacterized protein LOC117266666 isoform X2, with translation MPSFDLLNKVELFMRAGTFPVGASKSSKKVTRAASKHFIYKDGCLWRAYRGRLLRVVRSDEEVREILVRYHDNNNHAGRTRTVREIMLMYYWVGVTEVVKTWINACAVCRSRGPAEPPDPRVSFCLAYSCDASSYVYPDLSFHKFPKEAERRQRWLAVAQRDEGSLRTTSCLCSRHFEPSCFTLSEEGQPTLSPDAVPTIIPVTVQEEEVPIPSDEDFLNSNTLEDLLSTAAAAAAAETTDPPEPTFYCPGTPVELQEHQYCLPAPDPYSREVQRVVEDNSRKTVIEPSFTAYNQIARYLSHRVLPMQSKKARGSLKRMAKRFALIDGVLMYTRVSPPLRVPRSREEVNSILQQFHDNQGHSGQGICQQQIAKRFYWANMTRDLARWISSCHTCLNRTKRKWLRCSVHSCTNCCGPVERGLGLTFHKFPLDNAALLAQWLKAVGRPNWHPRLRSSVCSAHFTEDCFDRSGDKVTIHPDAVPTLLVHGDSATSSRSPTQPSAGEEAYFAKYDAVELYLSKRTYPPGLSYVEKNTFRRFCKKFTIKDDVLHMVRGDQVRLVLRSRQQVEAALVDYHNELNHLNVNKCLRLLNERYFWKTMKSDVAQWIDSCSQCSRKKRRKPDNQTEPGGSESLREALRSPQLPSDVDSGKDDDDDTNDGEGDGRDVDEGGGSVADEERQPATNSESRAPVAPINPQPRIPILLHLRTPINFQPRTPIILQPRTPNAPFVARVWSVKRGTLPQSDVQKETNCPDTQPENQISLQLQVETPLEEQTQPEDLSVSQGSARTHHSVKAQDITKPPTKSPALELPEKPKCPQAANKQNQPPSQGRGLTTQNQTLSHGSVQHPVKRKRNLEAAASAKRSSTCGMEPVVAPSTKPWPVFTIADSAPAQTAKPLSKVNRSRREWLCTYASSREPPRTSLMRWPAV, from the exons ATGCCTtcttttgaccttttgaataagGTGGAGCTGTTTATGCGGGCAGGAACGTTTCCTGTAGGTGCATCCAAGAGCTCAAAGAAAGTGACCAGAGCTGCCAGCaaacactttatttataaag ATGGCTGCTTGTGGCGTGCCTATCGAGGCCGCCTCCTCCGCGTTGTCAGGAGCGATGAGGAAGTGAGGGAGATCCTGGTCCGTTACcatgacaacaacaaccacGCTGGCCGGACCCGGACAGTAAGGGAGATAATG TTGATGTATTACTGGGTCGGAGTGACAGAGGTGGTGAAGACCTGGATCAACGCTTGTGCTGTTTGTCGGAGCCGAGGTCCTGCTGAACCGCCTGATCCGCGTGTTAGCTTCTGCCTGGCCTACAGCTGCGATGCCTCCAGCTACGTTTACCCTGACCTCAGCTTCCACAA GTTTCCAAAGGAGGCAGAGCGACGGCAAAGGTGGCTAGCGGTGGCTCAGAGAGATGAAGGCTCACTTCGCACTACCTCCTGCCTCTGCTCCAGACACTTTGAGCCGTCCTGTTTCACGCTGAGTGAGGAGGGTCAGCCGACTCTATCCCCAGACGCCGTACCCACCATCATCCCTGTGACAGTGCAGGAGGAAGAG GTTCCCATCCCTTCAGATGAGGACTTCCTCAATTCCAACACCCTGGAAGACCTCCTGTCCAcagctgctgccgctgctgctgcagaaaccACAGACCCTCCTGAGCCAACCTTCTATTGCCCTGGGACACCTGTAGAGCTGCAGGAGCACCAGTACTGCCTCCCAGCTCCTGATCCGTACTCCAGGGAGGTCCAGAGGGTGGTGGAGGACAACAGCAGGAAGACCGTCATTGAGCCAAGCTTCACCGCTTACAACCAGATTGCCAG GTATCTGAGTCATAGGGTGTTACCGATGCAAAGCAAGAAAGCCAGAGGTTCTTTAAAAAGGATGGCCAAGCGCTTTGCTCTAATAG ATGGAGTCCTGATGTACACAcgagtctctcctcctctcagagTGCCGCGCAGCAGAGAGGAG GTGAACTCGATCCTGCAGCAGTTCCATGACAACCAGGGTCACTCTGGCCAGGGGATCTGCCAGCAACAGATCGCAAAGCGCTTCTACTGGGCCAACATGACCCGAGACCTGGCCCGCTGGATCTCTAGCTGCCACACCTGCCTCAACAGAACCAAGAGGAAGTGGCTCCGCTGCAGCGTCCACTCCTGCACCAACTGCTGTGGACCGGTGGAGAGAGGCCTGGGCCTCACCTTCCATAA GTTTCCTCTTGACAACGCGGCCCTGCTGGCTCAGTGGTTGAAGGCTGTTGGTCGTCCTAACTGGCATCCTCGTCTCCGCTCATCAGTTTGTTCGGCCCATTTCACAGAGGACTGCTTCGACCGCAGCGGGGATAAGGTCACCATCCATCCAGACGCCGTGCCCACACTCTTGGTCCACGGCGACTCAGCG ACTTCATCGAGAAGTCCGACCCAGCCGTCTGCCGGAGAGGAG GCCTATTTTGCGAAGTACGATGCCGTGGAGCTCTACCTGAGCAAACGCACCTATCCCCCTGGCCTGAGCTACGTAGAGAAGAACACCTTCAGGAGGTTTTGCAAGAAGTTTACCATTAAAG ACGACGTGCTCCACATGGTGAGGGGAGACCAAGTGCGTCTGGTTCTGAGGAGCAGGCAGCAAGTTGAAGCCGCCCTGGTGGATTATCACAACGAGCTGAACCACCTCAACGTCAACAAGTGTCTCAGACTGCTGAACGAGAG GTACTTCTGGAAAACCATGAAATCTGATGTGGCTCAGTGGATCGACAGCTGCTCGCAGTGCAGcaggaagaaaaggaggaaaCCAGATAACCAAACAGAACCAGGAGGATCAGAGTCACTTCGGGAGGCGCTGAGATCCCCTCAGTTACCCAGTGATGTAGACAG TGGGAAGGATGACGATGATGACACCAATGACGGCGAAGGTGATGGTCGGGATGTTGATGAAGGTGGTGGGAGTGTTGCTGATGAAGAAAGACAACCAGCAACAAATTCAGAGAGCAGAGCG CCTGTAGCTCCCATCAACCCTCAGCCCAGAATCCCCATCCTCCTTCATCTAAGAACCCCCATCAACTTCCAGCCCAGAACTCCCATAATCCTCCAGCCAAGGACTCCCAACGCCCCCTTTGTGGCCAGAGTCTGGTCTGTCAAAAGAGGAACCCTGCCACAGTCTGACGTCCAGAAGGAAACAAACTGCCCCGACACTCAGCCTGAGAACCAGATCAGCCTCCAGCTTCAAGTGGAAACTCCACTAGAAGAGCAGACACAACCTGAGGACCTCAGTGTCTCTCAGGGCAGTGCCAGAACACATCACAGTGTCAAAGCCCAGGACATAACCAAACCTCCTACAAAGTCACCTGCACTTGAGCTCCCAGAAAAACCCAAATGCCCACAAGCTGCAAACAAGCAAAATCAACCTCCAAGTCAAGGCAGAGGGCTGACAACCCAGAACCAAACCCTGAGTCATGGCAGCGTGCAGCACCCagtgaagagaaagagaaacctGGAGGCTGCGGCGTCGGCTAAGAGGAGCTCCACTTGTGGCATGGAGCCTGTGGTGGCACCAAGCACCAAACCCTGGCCTGTCTTCACCATCGCTGACTCTGCCCCAGCACAGACAGCAAAACCCCTCTCCAAAGTGAACAG ATCCAGGAGGGAATGGTTGTGTACGTATGCTTCTTCCAGGGAGCCACCGAGGACGTCATTAATGAGATGG CCAGCAGTCTga
- the LOC117266666 gene encoding uncharacterized protein LOC117266666 isoform X1, whose translation MPSFDLLNKVELFMRAGTFPVGASKSSKKVTRAASKHFIYKDGCLWRAYRGRLLRVVRSDEEVREILVRYHDNNNHAGRTRTVREIMLMYYWVGVTEVVKTWINACAVCRSRGPAEPPDPRVSFCLAYSCDASSYVYPDLSFHKFPKEAERRQRWLAVAQRDEGSLRTTSCLCSRHFEPSCFTLSEEGQPTLSPDAVPTIIPVTVQEEEVPIPSDEDFLNSNTLEDLLSTAAAAAAAETTDPPEPTFYCPGTPVELQEHQYCLPAPDPYSREVQRVVEDNSRKTVIEPSFTAYNQIARYLSHRVLPMQSKKARGSLKRMAKRFALIDGVLMYTRVSPPLRVPRSREEVNSILQQFHDNQGHSGQGICQQQIAKRFYWANMTRDLARWISSCHTCLNRTKRKWLRCSVHSCTNCCGPVERGLGLTFHKFPLDNAALLAQWLKAVGRPNWHPRLRSSVCSAHFTEDCFDRSGDKVTIHPDAVPTLLVHGDSATSSRSPTQPSAGEEAYFAKYDAVELYLSKRTYPPGLSYVEKNTFRRFCKKFTIKDDVLHMVRGDQVRLVLRSRQQVEAALVDYHNELNHLNVNKCLRLLNERYFWKTMKSDVAQWIDSCSQCSRKKRRKPDNQTEPGGSESLREALRSPQLPSDVDSGKDDDDDTNDGEGDGRDVDEGGGSVADEERQPATNSESRAPVAPINPQPRIPILLHLRTPINFQPRTPIILQPRTPNAPFVARVWSVKRGTLPQSDVQKETNCPDTQPENQISLQLQVETPLEEQTQPEDLSVSQGSARTHHSVKAQDITKPPTKSPALELPEKPKCPQAANKQNQPPSQGRGLTTQNQTLSHGSVQHPVKRKRNLEAAASAKRSSTCGMEPVVAPSTKPWPVFTIADSAPAQTAKPLSKVNSSASSRRPGTLQARTVIQQCSKAKVKIKPGMNGADAQWAEIQEGMVVYVCFFQGATEDVINEMASSLMTTKFFRKDTGHTVSVIDLPGSVLFIPQDSLLGEPVPKRRMQYRGGCELWWGAQLFSNLVSACRELMSASVKCTTAGVKVEEGVYGQKQEMELSSVEPLTLLLEF comes from the exons ATGCCTtcttttgaccttttgaataagGTGGAGCTGTTTATGCGGGCAGGAACGTTTCCTGTAGGTGCATCCAAGAGCTCAAAGAAAGTGACCAGAGCTGCCAGCaaacactttatttataaag ATGGCTGCTTGTGGCGTGCCTATCGAGGCCGCCTCCTCCGCGTTGTCAGGAGCGATGAGGAAGTGAGGGAGATCCTGGTCCGTTACcatgacaacaacaaccacGCTGGCCGGACCCGGACAGTAAGGGAGATAATG TTGATGTATTACTGGGTCGGAGTGACAGAGGTGGTGAAGACCTGGATCAACGCTTGTGCTGTTTGTCGGAGCCGAGGTCCTGCTGAACCGCCTGATCCGCGTGTTAGCTTCTGCCTGGCCTACAGCTGCGATGCCTCCAGCTACGTTTACCCTGACCTCAGCTTCCACAA GTTTCCAAAGGAGGCAGAGCGACGGCAAAGGTGGCTAGCGGTGGCTCAGAGAGATGAAGGCTCACTTCGCACTACCTCCTGCCTCTGCTCCAGACACTTTGAGCCGTCCTGTTTCACGCTGAGTGAGGAGGGTCAGCCGACTCTATCCCCAGACGCCGTACCCACCATCATCCCTGTGACAGTGCAGGAGGAAGAG GTTCCCATCCCTTCAGATGAGGACTTCCTCAATTCCAACACCCTGGAAGACCTCCTGTCCAcagctgctgccgctgctgctgcagaaaccACAGACCCTCCTGAGCCAACCTTCTATTGCCCTGGGACACCTGTAGAGCTGCAGGAGCACCAGTACTGCCTCCCAGCTCCTGATCCGTACTCCAGGGAGGTCCAGAGGGTGGTGGAGGACAACAGCAGGAAGACCGTCATTGAGCCAAGCTTCACCGCTTACAACCAGATTGCCAG GTATCTGAGTCATAGGGTGTTACCGATGCAAAGCAAGAAAGCCAGAGGTTCTTTAAAAAGGATGGCCAAGCGCTTTGCTCTAATAG ATGGAGTCCTGATGTACACAcgagtctctcctcctctcagagTGCCGCGCAGCAGAGAGGAG GTGAACTCGATCCTGCAGCAGTTCCATGACAACCAGGGTCACTCTGGCCAGGGGATCTGCCAGCAACAGATCGCAAAGCGCTTCTACTGGGCCAACATGACCCGAGACCTGGCCCGCTGGATCTCTAGCTGCCACACCTGCCTCAACAGAACCAAGAGGAAGTGGCTCCGCTGCAGCGTCCACTCCTGCACCAACTGCTGTGGACCGGTGGAGAGAGGCCTGGGCCTCACCTTCCATAA GTTTCCTCTTGACAACGCGGCCCTGCTGGCTCAGTGGTTGAAGGCTGTTGGTCGTCCTAACTGGCATCCTCGTCTCCGCTCATCAGTTTGTTCGGCCCATTTCACAGAGGACTGCTTCGACCGCAGCGGGGATAAGGTCACCATCCATCCAGACGCCGTGCCCACACTCTTGGTCCACGGCGACTCAGCG ACTTCATCGAGAAGTCCGACCCAGCCGTCTGCCGGAGAGGAG GCCTATTTTGCGAAGTACGATGCCGTGGAGCTCTACCTGAGCAAACGCACCTATCCCCCTGGCCTGAGCTACGTAGAGAAGAACACCTTCAGGAGGTTTTGCAAGAAGTTTACCATTAAAG ACGACGTGCTCCACATGGTGAGGGGAGACCAAGTGCGTCTGGTTCTGAGGAGCAGGCAGCAAGTTGAAGCCGCCCTGGTGGATTATCACAACGAGCTGAACCACCTCAACGTCAACAAGTGTCTCAGACTGCTGAACGAGAG GTACTTCTGGAAAACCATGAAATCTGATGTGGCTCAGTGGATCGACAGCTGCTCGCAGTGCAGcaggaagaaaaggaggaaaCCAGATAACCAAACAGAACCAGGAGGATCAGAGTCACTTCGGGAGGCGCTGAGATCCCCTCAGTTACCCAGTGATGTAGACAG TGGGAAGGATGACGATGATGACACCAATGACGGCGAAGGTGATGGTCGGGATGTTGATGAAGGTGGTGGGAGTGTTGCTGATGAAGAAAGACAACCAGCAACAAATTCAGAGAGCAGAGCG CCTGTAGCTCCCATCAACCCTCAGCCCAGAATCCCCATCCTCCTTCATCTAAGAACCCCCATCAACTTCCAGCCCAGAACTCCCATAATCCTCCAGCCAAGGACTCCCAACGCCCCCTTTGTGGCCAGAGTCTGGTCTGTCAAAAGAGGAACCCTGCCACAGTCTGACGTCCAGAAGGAAACAAACTGCCCCGACACTCAGCCTGAGAACCAGATCAGCCTCCAGCTTCAAGTGGAAACTCCACTAGAAGAGCAGACACAACCTGAGGACCTCAGTGTCTCTCAGGGCAGTGCCAGAACACATCACAGTGTCAAAGCCCAGGACATAACCAAACCTCCTACAAAGTCACCTGCACTTGAGCTCCCAGAAAAACCCAAATGCCCACAAGCTGCAAACAAGCAAAATCAACCTCCAAGTCAAGGCAGAGGGCTGACAACCCAGAACCAAACCCTGAGTCATGGCAGCGTGCAGCACCCagtgaagagaaagagaaacctGGAGGCTGCGGCGTCGGCTAAGAGGAGCTCCACTTGTGGCATGGAGCCTGTGGTGGCACCAAGCACCAAACCCTGGCCTGTCTTCACCATCGCTGACTCTGCCCCAGCACAGACAGCAAAACCCCTCTCCAAAGTGAACAG ctctGCTTCCTCGCGGAGGCCCGGGACACTACAGGCCCGGACGGTCATCCAGCAGTGCAGTAAGGCAAAGGTTAAGATCAAACCAGGCATGAATGGGGCTGACGCTCAGTGGGCGGAG ATCCAGGAGGGAATGGTTGTGTACGTATGCTTCTTCCAGGGAGCCACCGAGGACGTCATTAATGAGATGG CCAGCAGTCTgatgaccaccaaattcttcaGAAAAGACACCGGGCACACGGTTTCCGTCATCGACCTTCCCGGGAGTGTTTTATTTATCCCCCAGGACTCCCTGCTCGGCGAGCCGGTTCCCAAGAGAAGGATGCAGTACAGAGGGGGGTGTGAGCTGTGGTGGGGCGCCCAGCTATTCTCAAACCTGGTGTCCGCCTGCAGGGAGTTAATGTCTGCATCTGTGAAGTGCACAACGGCAGGCgtgaaggtggaggagggagtctacggacagaaacaggagatgGAGCTGAGCTCTGTGGAGCCTCTGACGCTCCTGCTGGAGTTCTGA